The Halorussus gelatinilyticus genome contains the following window.
TCGGTCGTGGTTTCGGTTTCGGTCGCAGTCGCGGTAGGAGTACCGTCCCCGCCGGTCGTCGTCAGCGACGGTGGGTCCTTTTGGGGGCTGTTGGTGGCGTCCTCTATCGGGAAGGTGTAGAGACCGCCCTTCCCGTTCGAGCGCCGACCCATGCTGCTGGCGACGAAGAACCCGTCGGTCGCGCGCTTGGCGGTCCAGAACGAGGTCTCGTCGGGCATGCGCCACCACGCCAACTGCTCGGGGTTCGCGGGGTCGGAGATATCGTGAATCTTCACGCCGCCCTGATACCACGACGTGAACAGGCGGTCGCCCACGATGTCGAAGTTGTGCGAGGTAGTCCACGTCCCGCCGATGGAGGGGTCCGGCGACGCGGGGGCGTCGATGGTGGCGAGTTTGGTCGGACTCGTCGCGTCCGAGATATCCCAGAGTTCCAGACCGCCGGGTCCGCCCCGCTCGCTGGCCTGCCACGCCTCCTTGTTGACGCCGAGGAGACTCCCGTCGTCGCTGGCCATCGCGTAGTGGGCGTTACCCGGCAGTCGGAGGACCTCGGTCCGGACGCTGTCGCTCGGAATCGACTGGAGTTCGGCGAGCGGTCTGCCGCCGATTCGCGCGACGAAACTCGGACTCGCGGGGTCGCTCACGTCCACGAGGTACGTTCCGGCGTCCCAGTGAGAGAGGTACGCCCGGCCCTTCTGGACCCACACGTCGTGAATCGTCCAGACGCTCGTCGGCACCTCGTTCCACCCCGACCGCCGGTCGGCGGGCGACCACCGACCGACCTCCTCGGGACTGTCCCCGCTCACGTCCACCATCACGAGCGCGTTCGTCTCGCCCTGATTCCCGGTCAGGTAGACGATTCCGTCCCGAACGAAGCAGTTGTGAATCGGGAACTGCGTCTCGTGGAACGCGACCTGCGTCGGGTTCGCCGGGTCGCTCACGTCGAAGAGCGCGAACCCCTGCAACACGTCGCCCCGCATCGGGTTCGCGGGCCCCGCGGCGACCAGACGGTCGCCCTCGACCTTCACGTCCTGAATCATGCGGAGCGGCCCGGTCTCGCGGTCGGCCAACAGGCCCGCGCGTTCGGCGACCACCGTGGGGTCGCTCGGAATCTGCACGTCCACGACCGCGAACCCGTCCATCGTGGCGACGTAGGCGAACTTTCCGCTCCGGTCGGGAACCGCCTCCGTCGCGTTCGCTATCGAGACGCTCCCCAGCGGCCGGTACGGTCCCGGATGCGCCGTCGCCGTCTCGGCCGCCATCCCCGCTCCGACTCCGACGGAAGCGAGTGCGACCGACCCCGAAACCTCCCGCAGAAACTCGCGGCGATGCATGGACGGACGAAAGGTCTACAGAAGGATAAATGGGTGGGCGAACGTGGACTACGCGACCGTTCGCGACCGGTCGCCCGTCCCGCCCGTCATCGCGCTGGCGATGGCTCCCTTCAACACCACGTCGTCGCCGAGGTTCGTCAACTGCACGTCGGGGACGTTGTTGAACACGAGGTCGTCCACGCGCTCGCGGATGGGGTCCACGACCAGCGACTCGTTCTGCAGCGCCACCGCGCCGCCGACGTAGATGACCAGCGGCGCGTAGGCCTGCGCGATGTTGGTCACGCCGAGCGCGTTCCAGTGAGCGACCTGCTCGACGACGTGGTCGGCGAACTCGTCGTCGCCCGCCGCCTCGAACACGTCCACCGCCGAGAAGTCCGGGTCGGCGAGCGGCAGGTCGGTGTCGAGGCTGCCGGCGTCCTCCGCGAGCAGTTTGGCGTACTTCGGGATGTTGTTGCCCGAGCAGTACGCCTCCCAGTGCCCCTCGCGGCCACAGCCACAGGTGCGTCGGCCTTGCGGGTCCACGACCATGTGGCCGACCTCGCCCGCGTTGCCGTCCCACCCAGAGAGCACCTGTCCGTCCACGCAGACCCCCGCGCCGATGCCCGACGAGATGGTCAGGTACGCCATGTCGTCGGGGTTACGGTCGCTGTAGAATCGCTCGCCGATGACGCCCGCGACGGTGTCGTTGTGGAGGTAGACGCTCTCGCTTTCGATGAGTTGTCCCACGGGACCGGTCAGCGGGATGCGGTCGATGGTGTCCGGGAGGTTCGCCGGGTTCTCGACCGCGCCCTCCGCGAGGTCCAGCGGTCCGATGGAGCCGATGCCCGCGGCCCGGACGTCCGACGGGGCGATGTCGGCGGCCGCGCTGGCCTCTCGAAGACACTCCAAGACGGCCTCCGTGACCGCGATGCCCGTGGGACCGTTGGGGGTGTCCGCGCGGTGGACGCTCACCACGTCCCCCTCGTCGTCGGCGACTGCCGCCCTGACGTTCGTCGCGCCGAGGTCAACGCCCGCGTAGTACGCCATTCACCCCGGTAGGACGGTCCGGTCGCACTTAACTACAAGCATTTACTCGGCGACGAGTACGACACTCTCTGACGTGCCCGACCGCGCAGGTGGCGAACCGCGGTCGCTCTCCGACGCGAACCTGCGACAGTGATAACTCTCGTCAGATGGTATCACACACCATGAATCCCGACCCCGACGACCGGCCGGACGCGAACGACCGGAGCTCGGACGACCCCGACTCGGACCCGGACCCGGACCTCGCCGGCGCGGACCTCACCGACGCGGAGGTCGCGGCGCTCCACGAGGTCGAATTGGGCGTCGAGTGGTTGCACCGCGCGCACGGCCACCTCGTCCAGTTCCACCACGCGACCGGGCACGCGATGGACCACCTCGCCGAGGCCGAAGCCGGCCTGCGCGAGGCGGGCTACGACGGTCTCGCAGACCGCCTGCGCGACGACCTGCTCCCCCGCGGCGTGGTCGGAGACAAATGGTCCTACGGCGTGCTGGAGGCGTTTCAGGCCGGTCCGATGGCGGACGCCGACTCGTTCGGCACCGACGCCTGCGAGGAAGTCGCCGACGGCGAGCGCCACGTCGCCGAGCGCCGTCAGGAGCGCGAGTGGAAGGGTCGCTCCCGGACGTAGGACGGTCGCCGCGCGGGTGTTCGCTCCTCGACCGACGAACGCTCGGTGACGCGAACCACGAGGGCGCACCGCCGACGAAAAACGAACCCGGTCGTACGACTAGTCCCCGCGGACGAAGGTCACGGGACACGGCGCGCTCAGCATGACCTCTTGGGCCGTGCTCCCGAAGACCGCCTTGCCCGTCGGCGAACGCTTCCGGCCGCCGACGACCACGCGGTCGGCGTTGACCTCGTTGGCGAGGTCCACGATGCTCTCGCCGTGTTCGCCGACGCGCCCGCGGACGGTGTACTCGACGTCCGCCTCGTCGAAGGCGTCGGTGAGTTCTCGGACGGTCGCGTGGCGCGAGGCCACCTCGTCGGGGTCGATGTCGCCCGCCGGGTCGTAGTCGAGCTGGCTCACCACGCCGTCGAACTCCTCGTCGGTGAAGACGTGGGCCAGCACGACTCGCGCGCCGGTCGGTCCCGCTACGTCGATGACTGCCTCGGCCAACTCCTCGGTGCGGTCGGCGTCGCCCGGCCCGACCGCGAGCAGGATAGTCTGTAGTGCCATATCGACACGTCCACGGTCCGGATATTAAGCGTATGTGGCCGTGACGGTTTTTTGCGGCGTCTCGGTCCCCGCAGGCGGTCGTCCGCGCCGAGCGGTCGGGAACCTGTCGGCGAATCCGGGAATCGTGGCAGGTCCGAAACTTACGCCGAGTTCGGCAATCGCGACAGTCCGAAGCTCGCGGGGGTCCGGGCCGACGCTCGCCGGCCGACCGCGAACGACGTTTCCCCGTTCGGAGAACCCTCCGAACCTCAACACGGAAATACGACGACGCCGAACCCCCGTCCATGCTTCGACCCGACCTGACCGGGCGGACCGCGCTCGTGACCGGGAGCGCGAGGGGCGTCGGCCGAGAGCTACTGCTCGCCTTGGCGGACTGCGGCGCATCGGTGGCGGTCCACTACCGCTCCAGCGAGGGGGCCGCCCACGACGTCGCCGACGCCGCACGCGAGACGGGTGCGCCCGAGGTGACGACGATACGGGGCGACGTGGCCGACCCGGACGACGTGGACGCGATGTTCGACGCCGTGGAGGACGACCTCGACGGCGTGGACGTGCTGGTGAACAACGTCGGCCCGTTCGCGCCCGACCACTGGGAGGACATCTCCTACGAGCGGTGGAACACCGTCCTGCAGGCCAACGTCAACGGCACCTACCTCTGCTGTAAGCGTGCCCTCCCGGAGATGCGCGACCAGTCGTGGGGCCGCATCGTGAACGTCGGCTACGCCAGCTCCGAGAAGGGCATGGTCAATCCGAAGAACGCGCCCTACTTCATCGCCAAGCAGGGCGTGTTGATGTTCACCCGGATGCTCGCCAACGACACCCAGAACGACGGCATCACGGTGAACGCCGTCTCTCCTTACGTGATCGAGAACTCCGACGAGTTCCCCGAGGACCTCCCGCGCGGCCGACCCGCCGACTTCGAGGACGTGGAGCAGGCGGTGCTGTTCTTCTTGGACGAGGACAGCGACTACATCAGCGGCGAGAACATCGAAGTGGACGGCGGATGGTTGCCGGAGACCGTGTAGCGGCCGCGCCACGTAGTCACGCTCTAGACCGGCGTAACGGACGTTCCGCGCCGAAAATCCGTAGTTCGAGTTACGGCCGCCCCTCCAACCGACTAATAACTTTTCGTGCCCGTCCGCTACGCTCACCCGTCGGGGACCGACCCGACGGGGGAAGACCAATGCACGAAAACGACGACAGCTCGAACATCGCATCGAAACTGCTGGGCGAGGGGACGTCTCGCCGCGAATTCATGGACACGACCGCCAAACTCGGCGGGAGCGCGCTCGCGCTGTCCGCGCTCGGCGGCGGTACCGTCGCCGCCAGCGGTACACAGACGGAAGGAGCAGCGGTGACGCTCCAGAATCAGGAGTCGGACGGTTCGACGGTGATGGTGGCCTCGGCAGCCGTCCCGGAGGGCGGGTTCGTCGCTATCCACGACCTGTCGCTCCTCGAAGGCGAGGTCCTCGGGAGCGTCATCGGCGTCTCGGAGCTGTTAGACGCCGGCGAACACCAGAACATCGAGGTCACGCTGTTCGAGGGCGTGCCGGGAGCCCAGTTCGACCAGTCGGCGCTACAGGAGACCCAGCCGCTGATCGCGATGCCCCACCAGAACACGAACGGCAACGAGTCCTACGACTTCGTCTCGTCGCAGGGCGAAGCCGACGGCCCGTACACCAGAGCGGGCGCGCCCGTGGTGGGTCTCGGGTACGCCATCGTACAGAGCGAAACGACGATGGGCGGCGAAACCACCACGACCGAGTAGACGCGTGTCGGCGATGGCGCGACCCGCCGCGTAGCGGACCTGCGGCCGTCCGCGGACTCAGCTACGACCCCGACAACAACTTTTTCAGATGCTCCTTCGAGAAGAAGGAGGTCGGCTTGTCCATGTGGACGCCGATTTCGCCGGAGAACGCCGACAGCCCGACCTTCTGGACGCTCTCGGGGAGCGAGTAGCACTTCCGAATCCAGTGGCCCAACTCGATTTCGGTGTGCAGGTCCTCGCGCCACGCGTCCTCGTAATCCTGTAGGGTGTCGGGTCGCTCGGGGTCGATGACCTTCGCGGCGTGGCTCGCGGCGGTCATGCCGTAGAGGATGCCGCCGCCGGTGAAGGGCTTGGTCTGGGCGGCAGCGTCGCCGACGAGAAAGCCGCGCCGACTCGTCACCGAGTCGGCCGGCCCGACCGGAATCATGCCCGCGCAGAAGTGGCTCGTCTCCACGTCGTACTCCGCGGTGAACTCGTCGAACAGCTCCTTGGCGGACGGGTCCGAGCCGGGCGGGGCCGCCAGCCCGTACTCGACGCCCGACTCGCCGCGCGGGATGCGCCACGCGAAGAATCTGGGCGCGGTCAGGTGAACGTCCACGTAGTCGCCGGGGTCGTCCTCCTCGGAGAAGGCGAGGACGCCCTGTAGCTTCTCGCCGGGTTCCGGCAGGCCGAGTTCCGAGCGCACGCGCGAGACCGGCCCGTCGCATCCGGCGACCATCCGCGCCTCGAAGGTCTCGGTGCCGTCGGGCGTGCTGGCGGTCACTTCCACCCGGTCGGCGTACTCCTCGACCGACGAGACGCTGTGGTTCTCCCGGAGGTCCGCGCCGGCGTCGCGGGCGGCGTCGGCGAGGAGTTCGTCCAGTCCCACGCGGTCGATGACGTTCGAGACGACCTCGCGCTTGTAGAAGGGGTAGTCGTCGCTTTGGGGACCCCCGACGTGGAAGCGCGCGCCGTACACCTCGTTCTGGAGCAACTCCTCGCGCGCGCCCTCGGGCGTAAACTCCCAGATGTCGGTGCTGACGTGGCCCGAACAGGCGAGCGGTTTCCCGACCGCTCCGCGTTCGAGCGCCAGCACGTCGTACCCCCGTTCGGCCGCCCGCCGGGAGAATCGAGACCCGGCCGGGCCCGCCCCGACGACTACGAAGTCGTACATCGGTCGGGGGTACTACCCTGCGGCCCAAGTATTCACCGCTCTATGCTCGTTCGTCGTGGTAGTCGGCGCGCTGACCGTCCGTCGTCGGTTTCGACCGCTGAACGCGTCGCGTCGACGGCGGACCGCTATCCGTCCACGTTCGGCGGTGCTTCCTGCTGAGCGAGCCGTTGCCGTCGCACGTAGTGAGTCGCCGCCGAGAGCGCGAACGCCGCGACGATGAGGACGCCCCATATCTCGTCGGGAATCGCCTCGAACGGTGGGACGCCCAGCAAGTCGCCGAGGACGAGAACCGCGCTCACGACCGCGAGCGCGAGATAGTACCGAATCCACGGGAAGTCGTCCTGCGGCCGGAGGTACCCCTCCAACTGGGCCGCGTTCCCCGATAACTCGACCACTCCGCGGTTCTGGTTGTAATCGACGATACCAGCGTCCGCGAGCTTCGGGAGATGCGTCTGATAGAGAGACGTGTAGACCGACTTGCGCTCGTTGGCCGACAGCCCCTCGACGGTCGTGTCGTTCTCCCACGCCGCGACCTGCTCGGCGAGTTCGCTCAGCTCGACCGGACGGTCCTGCTGCTTGAGGTAATGTAGCGTGTACCGCCGTCGCCGGTTCTTCAACACGTCGAAGATTAGGTCTTCGGACAGTGTTTCTTGCTCCGGTGAGTTGTCAGCCGAGCTCATACTACCGAAATCGCTCAATCGCTTGTTGCGCCGATGCCACCGCCACCCATCCCATCACGGTACGCCAGTTTCACCCGGACCACACTTTGTTATCCAGTACTTAGCACCGAGCCAATATCAAAAGTACTACAGGAATCGGAGGTAATACGGGGATTCCCCGAGTTAACGTGACGATAAAGCGGCTGAGGCGGAGAATTAGTGAAGACCCTTCAGTCGTCGGTCGCGGGCGCGGCCTGCTTCTCGCGGTCCGAGCGGGGTCCGTCCAACTCCACCTCGGGAAGCAGGTCCCGGAGGTAGCGCCCGGTGTGCGAGTCCTCGGCGCGCGCGACCGCTTCGGGAGTGCCCGCCGCGACGACCTCGCCGCCGTTCTCGCCGCCCTCCGGGCCGAGGTCCACGACGTGGTCGGCGTTCTTCACGAGGTCGAGTTCGTGTTCGATGACGACGACGGTGTTACCCTTGTCGGTGAGTCGCTGGAGGACCTCGATGAGCTTTCGCTCGTCTTCCTTGTGGAGTCCCGTGGTCGGTTCGTCGAGTAGGTAGAGCGTATCGCCGGTGTCCTTCTTCCCCAACTCCTCGGCCAGTTTGACGCGCTGGGCCTCCCCGCCCGAGAGCGTCGTGGAGGGCTGGCCGAGATTCATGTAGTCCAGCCCTACGTCCTTCAGGAGACCGAGGCGTCGCGCGATGCGCTGGTCGTGCTCGAAGAACTCGTAGGCCTCTTCGACCGACATGTCCAGCACGTCGGCGATGGTCGCGCCCTTGTAGGTCACGTCGAGCGTCTCGTCGTTGTAGCGCGCGCCGTCGCACTCCTCGCAGGGGACGTACACGTCCGACAGGAAGTTCATCTCGATTTTCACGGTGCCCTGTCCGCCGCACTCCTCGCACCGGCCGCCCTTCACGTTGAACGAGAAGCGACCCCTCTCGTAGCCGCGCTGTTTGGCGAGTTTCGTCTCGGCGAACAGTTCCCGGATGTAGTCGAAGACCCCGGTGTAGGTCGCTGGGTTCGACCGCGGCGTGCGACCGATGGGCGACTGGTCGATGAGCCGGACCTTCTCGACGTTGTCGATGCCCTCGATGGCGTCGTGGTCGCCGGGGTCCACGCTGGTGTTGTCGTTCATCTCGCGGGCCAGCCCCTTGTAGAGGATGTCGTGCATCAGCGTGGACTTCCCGGAGCCGGAGACGCCGGTAATCGCGGTGAACTGGCCGACCGGGAGGTCCACGTCGAGGTCCTTCAGGTTGTGCTGGCGCGCGCCGACGACCGTCAGTGCCTCGTCGGTCTCGCGCCGGTCGTCGGGCACCGGAATCCCTTCGCGCCCCGCGAGGTAGTCGCCAGTGATGGACTCCTCGCAGGCCTCTATCTCCTCGGTGGTTCCCTGCACGACGACCTCGCCGCCGCGCTTGCCCGGACCGGGACCCATGTCGATGACGTTGTCGGCCTGCCGCATCGTCTCCTCGTCGTGTTCGACCACGAGCAGAGTGTTGCCGAGGTCGCGGAGTTCCTTGAGCGTGTTGAGCAAGCGGTCGTTGTCGCGCTGGTGAAGCCCGATGGACGGCTCGTCCAGCACGTAGAGGACGCCGACGAGCCCCGACCCGATTTGGGTGGCGAGGCGAATGCGCTGGCTCTCGCCGCCCGAGAGCGTCGAGGCTTCGCGGTCAAGCGTCAGGTACTCCAGTCCGACCTCCTCCATGAAGCCGAGGCGGGCGCGAATCTCCTTCAGAATCTCCTCTGCGATCTTCGTCTCGCGCTCGTCGAGGGTCTTCTCCAAGCCCTCGAAGTGGTCCAGCGCGTCGCCGATGGACATCTCGTTGACCTCGGTTATGGACGTGCCGTCCACGTACACCGACCGGCTCTGGTCGTTGAGCCGGGTGCCCTCGCAGACCGGGCACTCCGTGACCGCCATGTACTCCTCGATGTGGTCGCGGGTGCTGTCCGAGTCGGTCTCGACGTACCGGCGTTCGAGGTTCGGGACGACGCCCTCGAAGCGCTCGTCCTTCTCGCGGGTGCCGTTCTTCGTGGTCCACTCGAAGTGGACCGTCTCGTCGGTTCCCCAGACGAACGCCTCCTGCACGTCCTCCGGCAGGTCCTCGAACGGCGTGTTCACGCTGACGCCGAAGTGGTCGGCCACGTTGTCGAGCTGTCGCCGGTAGTAGGTCCGGTTGTAGCTCCACGGCTCGAAGACGTCCTTGAGCGGCTTGGAGGTGTCTTGGACGACGAGGTCCTCGTCCACTTCCTTGGTCTCGCCGATGCCCTCACACTCCGGGCACGCGCCGTGGGGACTGTTGAACGAGAACGAGCGCGTCTCTATCTCCCGGAAGTCGATGCCGCAGTGGGTGCAGGCCAAGTCCTCGGAGAACTCCACGACGAGGCGGTCGTCGCTCTCGCCCGCGAGGTCGCCGGTCGAGCGGGCCTTCGCACCGCCGAGTTCGGCGTCCTCGGGCGGGTCCGGGAGGACGACCTTGAGCGCGCCGTCGGCCTCCTCCAGCGCGGTCTCCACGCTGTCGGTGATTCGGCTTCGGGCCTCGGGCGAGACGGTGACTCGGTCCACCACGACGTCGATGTCGTGGTCGTAGTTCTTGTCCAAGTCCGGACGGTCGAGCGTCAGGTCGAACTCCTCGCCGTCCACCTCGACGCGGCTGTAGCCGTCGGAGACGAGGTCGTCGAAGAGGTCCTCGAAGGCACCCTTCTGGTCGCGGACCACGGGGGCCGCGATTTTGGCCTTGGTGCCCTCGGGGAGTTCGAGGACGCGCCGGACCATGTTCTGTGCGCTCTGCTCGCCCACCTCGCGGCCGCACTCCGGACAGTGAGGCGTCCCGATGCGGGCGTACAGCAGGCGGAAGTAGTCGTGGAGTTCCGTGACGGTGCCGACCGTCGAGCGGGGGTTGTTGGCGGCGTTCTTCTGGTCGATGGAGATGGCGGGCGAGAGTCCTTCGACGTTCTCGACCTGGGGCTTGTCCATCTGACCGAGGAAGTTGCGGGCGTACGCCGACAGGCTCTCGATGTACCGGCGCTGGCCCTCGGCGTAGACCGTCTCGAACGCGAGCGAGGACTTCCCCGACCCCGACAGTCCCGTCACCACGTTGAACTGCTCGCGCGGGATGGAGATGTCGAGGTCCTTGAGGTTGTGCTCCTCCGCGCCCTTCACGTCGATGTACTCCTTGCTCATCGTTTTCGTGTTCCGAGAGAATCAGTTTGCGTGCGCTGTGCCGTCTCGTTCATCAAGAGGTTACAGGGATTCAGGGCACTTAACGGGATTGTAATCGGAAAGTCGGCGCGCTCCCGACTCCCGCCGCGCGGTCGGCTCGCCGGTGTCCCGCACGGAGGGCGTGCGACCTTCTCTCAGCCTCGTTTCGCGCCACGACTGTCCGGTCACTCGCCGCCGAGGTCGTAGGTCCGCTTTCGGATAGCGCCGCAACTCGGACAGACGTGGGTGTAGCGGACCCGTCCGCCGGAGGTCTGCACCCGCCAGCGTCCGTCCTCGTCCTCGTGGCCGCACTCCGGACAGTCGAGGTCTTCGCGGTCCATGTGCGAGGCCATCCGGTCGAACGGCGTCGAACCGACGTCGTTGCGGTGCGACATAGAAGCGACATCTATCCGCAAACACATAAAACTCCTGCTAGAAATTTATCTTACGATAGAGAGAAGCCACTTCTATTTTCGTATCCGAAATGATGCCGTGGTGCGGCCAATTACGGCCGCGGGACTCCCGAGAGCGTACGGAAAGACCGAACTTTTACCGATTCCGAGAGTAGAGGCGGGCATGAGCCATCGCGTCGACGAGATAGACAAGCGCATCCTCTACCATCTGGCGGCCGACGCGCGGAACACCTCGGCACCGACCATCGCCGAGGAGGTGGACGTAACTCCCGCCACGATTCGCCACCGCATCCGTCAGATGGAGGAGGCCGGGATTATCGAGGGATACCACGCCGACATCGACTACGAGCGGACCGACGGCCGCATCGTCAACCAGTTCACCTGCACCGCGCCGGTCGCGGACCGCCACCGACTCGCGCAGGCCGCGTTACAGGTCTCGGGCGTCGTGAACGTCCGGAAACTGATGGCCGGACGCGAGAACCTCGTCGTGACCGCGGTCGGCACGGACACCGACGACGTGACCCGCATCGCGCGGGAACTCTCGAACCACGGTCTCGACCTCGAACGCGAGGACATCGTACAGGACGAACTCTACCACCCCTACCACCCCTTCGGCGCGGAGGACGAACCGAGCCAGTCGTTCGCGGACGTGCAGAACTTGGCCGGGGGTGCCGAGGTCATCGAGTTCACGGTCCCCGAAGACGCCGCCATCACCGGCCGGACGCTCGAAGACGCCAACGAGTCGGGCGTCATCGACGACGATTCGCTGGTCATCAGCATCGAGCGCGGCGACGCGGTGCTGACCCCGCGCGGCGACACCGCGGTCGAGGCCGGCGACGTGGTGACGCTGTTCGCCCCCGAGTCGGTCCCGGAGGGAACGGTCGAGGCCTTCGAGACCCGGCCGAGCGAGCGCGTCGCCGACGGCGACGAGTGAGCGACTGCCCCGAGAACGGTCGCGCTCTGCCACGGCCCTTTTCCTCTCGGTCGCCGTACACGTCGGCATGGACGCGGAGAAGGCGTTCGCGCTCGCCCTGCTCGCGGTCGCGCTCTACGCCTCGCTACTGGTCGTCTGGCCGTTCTTCACCTACGTCGCCTTGGCGGTCTTTCTGGCGTACGCGCTCTACCCGTTCCAGCGTCGCCTCGCGCCCCGCGTCGGCCCGCGGAAGTCCGCGGTCGGACTGATGACCGCGGCGACGGTCCTGTTCGTCCTCCCGTTCGTCCTGATGGTTCAGGTCGTCCTCCAGCAGGCGCTCTCGGTATTCGAGCGCGTGCAGTCGGGCGAACTCGACGTCGGACTCATGGAGGAGTTTCTGATCAGCGACCTCGGACAGGATCTCCTCGGGGCGGCTCGGTCGGGCGCGGGCCGGATTCTCGAGGAGTCGGTCAACGTCGTCGGCGGGGCCTCGACCGCCGCGGTCGGCGTGACGATTCTGGGCTTTCTGCTCTACTACCTGCTGGTCGGCGGCGAGGACGCGGTGGCGTGGTTCCGCGATGTGACGCCGCTCCCGACCGCCGTGCAGGACCGACTCCTCGCGGACCTGGACCGCCTGACCTACGCGGTCCTCGTCACGCAGGGTGTCATCGCGGTCGTACAGGCGGTCCTGACCGGTCTCGCGCTCGCGGTCCTCGGATTCTCGAACGTGCTGTTCTGGACGGCGTTCGCGGTCGTCCTCGGCCTGCTCCCGTTCGTCGGGTCGATGTTCGTCTGGATTCCGGCCGCCGTCCTGCTAATTGCCACGGGGCGTCCGCTCGCCGGCGCGGGCCTGCTGGTCTACGGGTTCGGCGTCATCAACCTCACCGACAACTACCTCCGGCCGGTCCTCGGCGGCCGGAGCGCGAACCTCAACCCCGCCATCCTGGTCGTCGGCATCTTCGGCGGACTGGTCGTCTTCGGGTTCACGGGCATCTTCGTCGGTCCCATCGTGCTGGGGTTCACGAAGACCGTCGTCGCCGTGGTCGCCGACGAGTACGCCTGAGCCGTTCTCGGCCCAAGATTGCGACCGCCGCTCGCACTCGGTCGAACCGCCGACCGAACCACTACCTCCGCCGACAAGTTCACGTACTTATTTAAATGATAGCCGACAAATCCGGGCCATGGTAACGGACATCGCCGCCCTCGACTTGACCGACGACGAGTACACCGTCGTCCAGTCGCTGATTCGCAACAAGTACAAAGCGACCGACGCCGACGGGAACGTCGTCCTCCGCGGCAAGCAGAAGATGCTCAAGATGAAAGAGGAGTTCCCGTTCACCGACGCCGACGGGGGTCCCGCGTTCACGGTGAAGGCGGGCGGCATCCTCGACATCGCGGGCGACTACACGCTGACCGACGAGGAGACCGGCGAACCGGTGGTCGTCCTCGACCAGAACTACTCCATCTTCACCGACCAGTGGAAGATTCGAGACCCGGACACCGAGGCGCTCATCGCCGAAATCGAGTCCAAGAACAAACTCGTCTCGGTCCTCCGGCACTTCGTCGGCATCGCGGGACTCATCCCCCACGCCTACGAGATCACCGACGCCAACGGC
Protein-coding sequences here:
- a CDS encoding LVIVD repeat-containing protein, encoding MHRREFLREVSGSVALASVGVGAGMAAETATAHPGPYRPLGSVSIANATEAVPDRSGKFAYVATMDGFAVVDVQIPSDPTVVAERAGLLADRETGPLRMIQDVKVEGDRLVAAGPANPMRGDVLQGFALFDVSDPANPTQVAFHETQFPIHNCFVRDGIVYLTGNQGETNALVMVDVSGDSPEEVGRWSPADRRSGWNEVPTSVWTIHDVWVQKGRAYLSHWDAGTYLVDVSDPASPSFVARIGGRPLAELQSIPSDSVRTEVLRLPGNAHYAMASDDGSLLGVNKEAWQASERGGPGGLELWDISDATSPTKLATIDAPASPDPSIGGTWTTSHNFDIVGDRLFTSWYQGGVKIHDISDPANPEQLAWWRMPDETSFWTAKRATDGFFVASSMGRRSNGKGGLYTFPIEDATNSPQKDPPSLTTTGGDGTPTATATETETTTETTTETTGDAALDDATTSESDGGGSGEVPGFGVTAGAAALLGAGAWRRWRK
- a CDS encoding ROK family protein, which translates into the protein MAYYAGVDLGATNVRAAVADDEGDVVSVHRADTPNGPTGIAVTEAVLECLREASAAADIAPSDVRAAGIGSIGPLDLAEGAVENPANLPDTIDRIPLTGPVGQLIESESVYLHNDTVAGVIGERFYSDRNPDDMAYLTISSGIGAGVCVDGQVLSGWDGNAGEVGHMVVDPQGRRTCGCGREGHWEAYCSGNNIPKYAKLLAEDAGSLDTDLPLADPDFSAVDVFEAAGDDEFADHVVEQVAHWNALGVTNIAQAYAPLVIYVGGAVALQNESLVVDPIRERVDDLVFNNVPDVQLTNLGDDVVLKGAIASAMTGGTGDRSRTVA
- a CDS encoding universal stress protein; this encodes MALQTILLAVGPGDADRTEELAEAVIDVAGPTGARVVLAHVFTDEEFDGVVSQLDYDPAGDIDPDEVASRHATVRELTDAFDEADVEYTVRGRVGEHGESIVDLANEVNADRVVVGGRKRSPTGKAVFGSTAQEVMLSAPCPVTFVRGD
- a CDS encoding SDR family NAD(P)-dependent oxidoreductase; the encoded protein is MLRPDLTGRTALVTGSARGVGRELLLALADCGASVAVHYRSSEGAAHDVADAARETGAPEVTTIRGDVADPDDVDAMFDAVEDDLDGVDVLVNNVGPFAPDHWEDISYERWNTVLQANVNGTYLCCKRALPEMRDQSWGRIVNVGYASSEKGMVNPKNAPYFIAKQGVLMFTRMLANDTQNDGITVNAVSPYVIENSDEFPEDLPRGRPADFEDVEQAVLFFLDEDSDYISGENIEVDGGWLPETV
- a CDS encoding DUF7282 domain-containing protein, which encodes MHENDDSSNIASKLLGEGTSRREFMDTTAKLGGSALALSALGGGTVAASGTQTEGAAVTLQNQESDGSTVMVASAAVPEGGFVAIHDLSLLEGEVLGSVIGVSELLDAGEHQNIEVTLFEGVPGAQFDQSALQETQPLIAMPHQNTNGNESYDFVSSQGEADGPYTRAGAPVVGLGYAIVQSETTMGGETTTTE
- a CDS encoding geranylgeranyl reductase family protein, with amino-acid sequence MYDFVVVGAGPAGSRFSRRAAERGYDVLALERGAVGKPLACSGHVSTDIWEFTPEGAREELLQNEVYGARFHVGGPQSDDYPFYKREVVSNVIDRVGLDELLADAARDAGADLRENHSVSSVEEYADRVEVTASTPDGTETFEARMVAGCDGPVSRVRSELGLPEPGEKLQGVLAFSEEDDPGDYVDVHLTAPRFFAWRIPRGESGVEYGLAAPPGSDPSAKELFDEFTAEYDVETSHFCAGMIPVGPADSVTSRRGFLVGDAAAQTKPFTGGGILYGMTAASHAAKVIDPERPDTLQDYEDAWREDLHTEIELGHWIRKCYSLPESVQKVGLSAFSGEIGVHMDKPTSFFSKEHLKKLLSGS
- a CDS encoding DUF7344 domain-containing protein; translation: MSSADNSPEQETLSEDLIFDVLKNRRRRYTLHYLKQQDRPVELSELAEQVAAWENDTTVEGLSANERKSVYTSLYQTHLPKLADAGIVDYNQNRGVVELSGNAAQLEGYLRPQDDFPWIRYYLALAVVSAVLVLGDLLGVPPFEAIPDEIWGVLIVAAFALSAATHYVRRQRLAQQEAPPNVDG